Proteins from a genomic interval of Streptomyces sp. NBC_01445:
- a CDS encoding NAD-dependent epimerase/dehydratase family protein, whose protein sequence is MRVFVAGATGAVGRLLVPLLLDAGHQVTGISRSLAGTDRVLRQGASAVQADVLDRDVVRQVVATAAPDAVIDQLTDLSDADGEATNRLRREGTRNLVDAAKAAGVPRIVAQSISWAYAPGEQPADETVPLDLGAPQPRGGMVDGIQALEETAAELDTAVLLRYGVLYGPATWYAPGGPAAAALSGDPAARFLGSVEADLSVISFVHVADAARAAVEALDWPTGPVNIVDDEPAQAREWVPVLASALGVPAPEPTSGQQSWARGAFNGLARSRGWQPAHPTWRSGFAAQLA, encoded by the coding sequence ATGCGCGTCTTCGTTGCCGGTGCGACCGGTGCGGTTGGCCGACTGCTCGTTCCGCTGCTGTTGGACGCGGGGCACCAGGTCACCGGAATCTCCCGCTCGCTTGCGGGGACCGACCGCGTACTGCGTCAAGGCGCGTCAGCCGTTCAAGCAGACGTACTCGACCGGGACGTTGTCCGCCAAGTAGTGGCAACGGCCGCACCTGACGCGGTGATCGACCAGCTCACCGACCTGTCGGACGCAGATGGGGAGGCAACCAACCGGCTGCGCCGGGAGGGGACGCGCAATCTGGTGGACGCGGCCAAGGCCGCCGGCGTGCCGAGGATTGTCGCCCAGTCAATCTCCTGGGCGTACGCGCCGGGCGAGCAGCCGGCCGACGAGACCGTCCCCCTCGACCTCGGGGCTCCGCAGCCGCGAGGGGGGATGGTGGACGGTATCCAGGCGCTCGAGGAAACAGCGGCCGAGTTGGACACGGCGGTACTGCTGCGGTACGGCGTCCTGTACGGCCCCGCCACCTGGTACGCGCCTGGCGGCCCCGCAGCCGCAGCCCTGTCCGGAGATCCGGCCGCCCGTTTTCTCGGGAGCGTCGAGGCGGATCTCTCCGTGATCTCGTTCGTTCACGTTGCCGATGCGGCACGGGCCGCCGTCGAGGCCCTCGACTGGCCGACTGGGCCGGTCAACATCGTGGACGACGAACCCGCGCAAGCTCGCGAGTGGGTGCCCGTCTTGGCCAGCGCCCTCGGCGTGCCCGCACCAGAACCCACATCAGGCCAGCAAAGCTGGGCCCGAGGAGCTTTCAACGGCCTGGCCCGCTCACGTGGATGGCAACCCGCGCATCCGACGTGGCGGTCCGGCTTCGCAGCGCAACTCGCCTAG
- a CDS encoding VOC family protein, producing MIIDSADLDSESAFWHDLLGGSLAKAPTHHFLHADGLPASAVQRALGHVPPHWPDGNAQQMHFDLATGDLAAADQQVLAAGGRRLRPTDDVTDPDAKGSRVYASPAGHPFCVRTA from the coding sequence CTGATCATCGACAGCGCGGACCTCGACAGCGAGAGCGCCTTCTGGCACGACCTGCTCGGCGGATCCCTCGCCAAGGCGCCGACGCATCACTTCCTGCACGCCGATGGCCTCCCCGCCAGCGCCGTCCAAAGGGCTCTCGGACACGTGCCGCCGCATTGGCCCGACGGGAACGCGCAGCAGATGCACTTCGACCTCGCCACCGGCGACCTGGCTGCCGCGGACCAACAGGTCCTGGCCGCGGGCGGCCGGCGCCTGCGCCCGACCGACGACGTCACCGACCCCGACGCAAAAGGCTCGCGCGTCTACGCCAGCCCGGCCGGACACCCCTTCTGCGTCCGAACAGCCTGA